The Candidatus Woesearchaeota archaeon genome contains a region encoding:
- a CDS encoding ArsR family transcriptional regulator, whose amino-acid sequence MKRGKNRKKIFYVLDKPMMPSELMMKIYNKNSNTYFNLVSRALSELKDKNLVEVVNPTDKMGRIYQKTKLGNNVAKKLKELE is encoded by the coding sequence GTGAAAAGAGGAAAGAACAGAAAAAAGATTTTTTATGTATTAGATAAACCTATGATGCCCTCAGAATTAATGATGAAGATTTATAACAAAAACAGCAACACCTATTTTAACCTTGTATCGAGAGCTTTATCTGAGTTAAAAGATAAAAATCTCGTTGAAGTTGTAAATCCTACAGATAAAATGGGGAGGATATATCAAAAAACTAAATTAGGCAACAATGTGGCAAAGAAGCTTAAAGAACTCGAATAA
- a CDS encoding radical SAM protein yields the protein GSFKKAISTIRELRKIKNKNFNLGVETTISKLNLGKLMESYLYLKKLVPYVGHTIALPSAGYFGNLNSNVFVTKDDYPKIIKFLKAIIKYGPEHAFYYNLLIDIMNGKSRKMLCLAGFKSVFMDQNGNLYPCAILSGNKKYFIGTALDKDILKKWFENNELRKGLKKEMICRRCSFSCDLINNIKEEFLQFSMFLLKNPKVAFGLAGKLNKFKGSYF from the coding sequence GGCAGCTTTAAAAAAGCAATTTCAACGATAAGGGAATTAAGGAAAATAAAAAACAAGAATTTCAATCTTGGCGTTGAGACAACAATTTCAAAGCTCAATCTTGGCAAATTAATGGAATCCTATCTTTATCTTAAAAAGCTTGTTCCTTATGTGGGCCACACAATTGCCCTTCCCTCAGCAGGCTATTTCGGGAATTTAAATTCAAATGTTTTCGTAACTAAAGATGATTACCCAAAAATTATAAAATTTCTGAAAGCAATAATAAAATACGGGCCAGAGCATGCCTTCTATTACAATCTGCTGATTGATATAATGAACGGCAAGAGCAGAAAAATGCTCTGCCTTGCCGGTTTTAAAAGCGTTTTTATGGATCAAAACGGGAACTTGTATCCCTGCGCAATATTATCGGGAAATAAAAAATATTTCATAGGAACTGCCCTTGATAAAGATATTTTAAAGAAATGGTTTGAAAACAATGAATTGAGAAAAGGCCTTAAAAAAGAGATGATCTGCAGAAGATGCTCGTTTTCATGCGATCTGATAAACAACATTAAAGAGGAGTTTCTGCAGTTTTCCATGTTTTTGCTGAAAAACCCAAAAGTGGCATTTGGCTTGGCAGGAAAACTGAATAAGTTCAAGGGAAGTTATTTTTAA
- a CDS encoding DUF4064 domain-containing protein: MGKRTVEFVLGLIGGIFGFFGALIALMFGGIGYALGGKGASTVIGLGWLAILFSIIGIVGAALVKSKTKLGGWMMIISAIGGVISVSFAYALSFILLIIAGLMAVIRKGDKK, encoded by the coding sequence ATGGGAAAACGAACAGTTGAATTTGTACTTGGTCTTATTGGAGGAATATTTGGTTTCTTTGGAGCTTTAATTGCATTAATGTTCGGTGGAATTGGCTATGCGTTAGGTGGAAAAGGAGCTTCAACTGTTATTGGACTTGGCTGGCTAGCTATACTCTTTTCGATAATAGGAATTGTTGGTGCGGCATTAGTAAAAAGCAAAACTAAATTGGGTGGTTGGATGATGATTATTAGCGCAATTGGTGGAGTGATTTCTGTAAGTTTTGCATATGCACTCTCATTTATACTGTTAATAATCGCTGGTCTTATGGCAGTGATAAGAAAAGGCGATAAAAAATGA